In Rhipicephalus microplus isolate Deutch F79 chromosome 7, USDA_Rmic, whole genome shotgun sequence, one genomic interval encodes:
- the LOC142766829 gene encoding uncharacterized protein LOC142766829 translates to MIFKEAALWSFALTLSLSSAYAQGQCTNIQLPNVLTLGTCLGLTPDYCSNRPEDATQEVIRIFMCVFRMMPQVAGPIQTLFYLRAVMTTVMSRVRTDQDPVAVANMMCSPFGLPFFQCEDGFPTAITCGPPINISLPSSFGIRGCVNSSRLACSEGETLKNETMTELIDFLVCLMSGSSGDVNALAGRLACPLAQLVQFSAQQFAATFPFPLLATAMQMSANRLSNDLAMLARCF, encoded by the exons ATGATTTTCAAGGAAGCCGCACTGTGGAGCTTCGCGCTAACGTTATCACTCAGCTCGGCATATGCCCAAG GTCAGTGTACCAACATCCAGCTGCCCAACGTGCTTACCCTAGGAACG TGCCTCGGCCTGACACCCGACTACTGCTCAAACAGACCT GAAGATGCGACGCAGGAAGTTATAAGAATCTTCATG TGTGTATTTAGAATGATGCCACAGGTTGCAGGACCGATTCAAACACTGTTCTACCTCCGTGCTGTTATGACTACGGTGATGTCTAGAGTGCGAACAG ATCAAGATCCTGTTGCTGTAGCCAACATGATGTGCAGTCCGTTCGGGCTACCCTTTTTTCAATGTGAGGACGGCTTTCCCACCGCAATAACTTGCGGACCACCAATAAACATCAGCCTGCCATCTTCCTTCGGCATCAGGGGC TGCGTGAATTCATCCCGCTTGGCGTGCTCGGAAGGTGAAACTCTAAAA AATGAAACTATGACTGAGCTGATTGACTTTCTCGTG TGCCTCATGAGTGGCTCATCTGGCGACGTCAACGCGCTCGCCGGAAGGCTGGCCTGCCCGCTGGCCCAGCTCGTCCAGTTCTCGGCGCAGCAGTTCGCCGCCACATTCCCTTTCCCGCTGCTGGCCACTGCGATGCAGATGTCGGCCAACCGACTCAGCAATGACCTCGCGATGCTGGCTCGCTGCTTCTAA